In Saccharolobus solfataricus, a genomic segment contains:
- a CDS encoding enoyl-CoA hydratase-related protein, producing MIKVDNKDGYVVVTISRADKLNALNLEMRNELISKLKEINANPKIRTVILTGEGRAFCVGADVNEFAPDFTIDLRETFYPIIREIRFSDKIYIAAINGVTAGACIGISLSTDFKFAKREVKFVTAFQRLGLASDTGVAYFLLKLTRDQRAYEIAVLGGEFTAEDAERWGLLKISENPLYDAEEMANKILNGPFQSYIAGKRMANLVLYNDLERFLEYESAIQGYLGKTEDFKEGISSFKEKREPKFKGV from the coding sequence ATGATAAAAGTAGATAATAAAGATGGGTACGTAGTAGTTACAATAAGTAGAGCTGATAAATTAAACGCGTTGAACTTGGAAATGAGAAATGAACTGATATCAAAACTTAAAGAAATTAACGCTAATCCGAAAATTAGAACTGTAATACTGACTGGTGAAGGAAGGGCATTCTGCGTAGGGGCTGACGTAAATGAGTTCGCCCCAGATTTTACGATAGACTTACGGGAGACGTTTTATCCAATAATTAGGGAGATACGTTTTTCAGATAAAATTTACATAGCTGCAATAAATGGTGTTACAGCTGGAGCTTGTATAGGGATAAGCTTATCTACAGATTTCAAATTCGCTAAGCGTGAAGTCAAATTCGTTACTGCATTTCAAAGACTTGGATTAGCTTCAGACACTGGAGTAGCGTACTTCCTTTTGAAGCTGACTAGAGATCAAAGAGCCTATGAGATTGCTGTCCTAGGAGGGGAATTTACTGCAGAGGATGCCGAGAGATGGGGATTGTTGAAGATATCGGAAAATCCACTTTACGACGCTGAGGAAATGGCTAATAAAATCCTAAATGGTCCATTCCAGTCTTATATTGCTGGAAAGAGAATGGCTAATTTAGTATTGTATAATGATCTAGAAAGGTTTTTAGAGTACGAATCCGCCATACAAGGTTATTTAGGAAAAACTGAGGACTTTAAGGAAGGTATATCATCATTCAAAGAGAAAAGAGAGCCTAAATTTAAGGGAGTTTAA
- a CDS encoding enoyl-CoA hydratase/isomerase family protein encodes MQVNYIYMYSTIQIEVIDNIGIIKLNRPDKLNAINFQMVDELVDVLNKLDNDDKIKVVIITGNGKAFSAGADVKEMLETPLEEIMKKGHMPLWEKLRTFKKPVIAALNGITAGGGLELAMACDIIIASESAKLGQPEINLGIMPGAGGTQRLTRVLGKYKAMELVLTGKLIDSKEAERYGLVNKVVPDNSLIDEAIRLAREIAEKPIISIILAKEAVARAWDTLLQQGLDFERRNFYLALNTKEAKEGMRAFLEKRKPRWENDKSR; translated from the coding sequence ATGCAGGTGAATTACATATATATGTATAGTACAATACAAATAGAAGTTATAGATAATATAGGAATTATAAAACTTAACAGACCAGATAAGTTAAATGCAATCAACTTCCAAATGGTTGATGAATTAGTTGATGTCTTGAACAAGTTAGATAATGATGACAAGATTAAAGTCGTAATAATAACTGGGAATGGAAAAGCGTTTTCGGCAGGGGCAGACGTTAAAGAGATGCTAGAAACGCCCCTTGAGGAAATAATGAAAAAGGGTCATATGCCTTTATGGGAAAAGTTGAGAACGTTTAAAAAACCAGTTATAGCTGCGTTAAACGGTATCACAGCCGGAGGAGGGCTAGAATTAGCAATGGCATGTGATATTATAATTGCCTCAGAATCCGCAAAACTGGGTCAACCAGAAATAAATTTAGGTATTATGCCAGGAGCAGGAGGTACTCAGAGATTAACTAGAGTATTAGGAAAGTATAAGGCAATGGAACTAGTGCTTACTGGGAAATTAATAGACTCTAAAGAAGCTGAAAGATATGGACTAGTAAATAAGGTAGTACCAGATAACTCACTAATTGATGAGGCAATTAGACTAGCGAGGGAAATAGCTGAAAAGCCAATAATATCTATAATTTTAGCTAAAGAGGCAGTTGCTAGAGCCTGGGATACTTTACTACAGCAAGGATTAGACTTCGAAAGAAGGAATTTCTATTTGGCTTTAAATACAAAAGAGGCTAAAGAAGGTATGAGAGCGTTTTTAGAGAAGAGAAAACCTAGGTGGGAGAATGATAAAAGTAGATAA
- a CDS encoding thiolase domain-containing protein yields MTRRVAVIGVGNSKFGRRDDVSIQELAWESIKEALNDSGVSQSDIGLVVIGSTAYRGIELYPAPIVAEYSGLTGKVPLRVEAMCATGLAAALSAYTAVASGLVDIAMAVGVDKMTEVDTSTSLAIGGRGGNYQWEYHFYGTTFPTYYALYATRHMAVFGTTEEQMALVSVKAHKYGSMNPKAHFQKPVTVEEVLKSRVISWPIKLLDSCPISDGSATAVFASEEKVKELKIDSPVWITGIGYANDYAYVARRGEWVGFKATQLAARQAYEMAKVTPNDIEVATVHDAFTIAEIMGYEDLGFTEKGKGGKFIEEGQSEKGGKVGVNLFGGLKAKGHPLGATGLSMIYEITKQLRDEADKLQQPLKKYIGLVHNVGGTGHFAYVMILRR; encoded by the coding sequence ATGACAAGAAGGGTAGCTGTAATAGGAGTAGGTAATTCGAAGTTCGGGAGAAGAGATGACGTTTCTATTCAAGAGTTAGCCTGGGAATCTATTAAAGAAGCGTTGAATGATAGTGGTGTATCTCAAAGTGATATAGGACTAGTGGTTATAGGTAGCACTGCCTATAGAGGTATTGAATTATACCCTGCTCCAATCGTTGCTGAGTATTCTGGACTAACAGGCAAAGTTCCTCTACGCGTTGAGGCAATGTGCGCTACAGGATTAGCTGCAGCCTTATCCGCATATACTGCAGTAGCTTCAGGTTTAGTTGATATTGCTATGGCAGTAGGAGTTGATAAGATGACTGAAGTTGACACCTCAACATCGTTAGCAATAGGCGGAAGAGGGGGTAATTATCAGTGGGAATATCATTTCTATGGGACCACATTCCCAACTTATTACGCACTTTATGCAACAAGACATATGGCAGTTTTTGGCACAACTGAGGAGCAAATGGCTCTAGTTTCGGTAAAGGCGCATAAGTATGGTTCAATGAACCCTAAAGCTCACTTTCAAAAACCGGTTACCGTAGAAGAAGTTCTCAAGTCCAGAGTAATCTCTTGGCCAATAAAGTTACTTGACTCTTGTCCAATAAGTGATGGTTCCGCCACTGCAGTATTTGCATCGGAGGAGAAAGTGAAGGAGTTGAAGATTGATTCTCCAGTTTGGATAACTGGAATTGGTTATGCGAATGATTACGCTTATGTTGCAAGAAGAGGAGAATGGGTGGGATTTAAGGCAACTCAGTTAGCTGCAAGGCAAGCTTATGAGATGGCTAAGGTAACTCCTAATGATATAGAAGTAGCTACGGTACATGACGCGTTTACAATAGCTGAGATAATGGGATATGAGGATTTAGGTTTTACCGAAAAGGGAAAAGGAGGCAAGTTTATAGAAGAGGGGCAAAGCGAGAAAGGTGGAAAAGTAGGAGTAAATCTATTTGGTGGTCTAAAAGCTAAGGGGCATCCATTAGGAGCTACTGGACTTTCTATGATTTATGAGATAACTAAACAATTGAGAGATGAAGCTGACAAATTACAACAACCCCTTAAGAAGTATATTGGGCTTGTTCACAATGTAGGTGGCACAGGTCACTTTGCATATGTTATGATTCTAAGAAGGTGA
- a CDS encoding Zn-ribbon domain-containing OB-fold protein: MQIDAIPLSIKYKIKYPDEFIEAVKRGEIVATKCKNCGSVYFPPQKDCYNCGKNEMEWIKVSNEGEIMTYSVVSQKPQGFENYEDYVIGIVKTKDGINIMAWIKGQPKVGNKVRLTTDGMRIIGEVIR, from the coding sequence ATGCAAATAGATGCAATACCGTTATCAATAAAATATAAGATCAAATACCCGGACGAATTTATTGAAGCAGTTAAGAGGGGAGAAATTGTAGCTACCAAATGTAAAAATTGTGGTTCCGTTTACTTTCCCCCTCAAAAGGATTGTTATAACTGTGGTAAGAATGAGATGGAGTGGATTAAAGTATCTAATGAGGGTGAAATAATGACTTATAGTGTAGTATCTCAGAAACCTCAAGGTTTCGAAAATTATGAAGACTACGTTATAGGGATAGTCAAGACAAAGGATGGGATAAATATAATGGCATGGATTAAAGGCCAACCTAAGGTCGGTAATAAAGTAAGACTGACTACAGATGGTATGAGGATAATTGGCGAGGTGATAAGATGA
- a CDS encoding phenylacetate--CoA ligase family protein, which translates to MSVKLTYNEIDPKALTKEEIKEIQRFRLRGLIKRVYESSPYYHKVFKERGLTPDDIRTLEDLVKLPFTTKEDLRRYAYPHGGDFLAVPFGNLVGWHMTSGTTGVPTVNAYTWSDIEIWTSLVARSLVTAGVTKNDIVMNIYGYGLFTGGIGLHQGIQRIGAKVIPWSTGRTEALARALKDFKATVITGTPSYELLIAETLRKLNIDAEKELQLRLAIPGAEAMSKEMLERIEHELGLKAREGRALEIYGLTEALGPGVAQECPDDNHEWLHIWTDHYLVEIIDPETGERISEDEEGEMVITTLSKEGMPLIRYRTRDITRLIESDDEIPFPKIGMLKGRVDDVIFYKGVKVFPTAISNVLMSCEEVKEFQIVVDKTNREHRLIVRVETEKPSEKLAEKLIEEIRTVAFVTPEVEFVSLGTLPRFEGKSKRVVIKE; encoded by the coding sequence ATGAGCGTTAAGTTAACTTATAATGAGATAGATCCCAAGGCATTAACTAAGGAAGAGATTAAAGAGATCCAGCGATTTAGACTTAGGGGTTTAATTAAAAGAGTTTATGAGAGCTCACCCTACTATCATAAGGTGTTTAAAGAAAGGGGATTAACGCCAGATGATATAAGAACTCTAGAGGATTTAGTTAAACTTCCTTTCACCACTAAGGAAGATTTAAGGAGATACGCTTATCCACATGGTGGCGATTTCTTAGCAGTTCCCTTTGGAAATTTAGTAGGATGGCATATGACATCAGGAACGACAGGAGTTCCCACAGTAAACGCTTATACTTGGAGCGATATTGAAATATGGACAAGCCTCGTAGCAAGAAGTCTAGTCACTGCTGGAGTTACAAAGAATGATATTGTTATGAACATTTATGGGTACGGGTTATTCACTGGTGGGATTGGCTTACATCAAGGTATCCAGAGAATAGGGGCTAAGGTGATACCGTGGAGTACTGGCAGAACTGAAGCTTTAGCTCGGGCACTAAAGGACTTTAAAGCTACTGTAATAACTGGTACTCCATCTTACGAATTGCTAATAGCTGAAACTTTACGCAAACTAAACATAGATGCTGAGAAGGAATTGCAACTTAGATTAGCAATCCCCGGTGCTGAAGCAATGTCAAAAGAGATGTTGGAGAGAATTGAGCACGAATTAGGACTAAAGGCTAGAGAAGGAAGGGCATTAGAAATTTATGGTTTAACCGAGGCTTTAGGGCCAGGAGTTGCACAAGAGTGTCCAGACGATAATCACGAATGGCTACATATATGGACTGATCATTATTTGGTTGAGATTATTGATCCAGAGACCGGTGAGAGAATTTCTGAAGATGAAGAAGGGGAAATGGTTATAACTACTCTCAGTAAGGAAGGGATGCCGTTAATTAGATATAGAACGAGAGATATTACTAGACTTATTGAAAGTGATGATGAAATACCGTTTCCTAAAATAGGAATGTTAAAAGGGAGAGTAGATGATGTGATATTCTATAAAGGTGTGAAAGTATTCCCAACTGCTATATCGAATGTTTTAATGTCTTGCGAGGAGGTAAAAGAGTTTCAAATAGTAGTAGATAAGACTAATAGGGAGCATAGATTAATAGTTAGAGTAGAAACTGAAAAACCGTCAGAAAAATTAGCTGAAAAACTGATAGAAGAAATTAGAACAGTAGCATTTGTAACGCCTGAGGTGGAGTTTGTGAGTTTAGGCACACTGCCTAGATTTGAGGGTAAGTCTAAGAGGGTAGTTATTAAAGAGTAA
- a CDS encoding sulfurtransferase TusA family protein, with protein MSSLKIYKELDLTSSSCAGPIGELSSVIDELRDGEAVKVILGDEATKKDITLWSKKKGLKIVQESQEGSKYVLLISK; from the coding sequence GTGAGTAGTCTTAAGATATATAAGGAATTGGATTTGACTAGTTCTTCGTGTGCTGGGCCTATTGGTGAGTTGTCCAGTGTTATTGATGAGTTGAGGGATGGCGAGGCTGTTAAGGTCATTTTGGGTGATGAGGCCACTAAGAAGGACATTACTTTGTGGAGTAAGAAGAAGGGCTTGAAAATAGTACAAGAGTCGCAAGAGGGAAGCAAGTACGTATTATTAATAAGCAAATAG
- a CDS encoding NAD(P)/FAD-dependent oxidoreductase has product MAKRVIIAGGNIAGTIVANRLVQKLEHEVNKGDVEIVALNKSDEHIYLPGQLLVGFGLETPGELVRKESELLDPRIKFLHGQKGTISKIDVANHSVQTADGVSHSYDYLVITTGVDYTWDEIPGYRSAAHTVYEYDDAIKMREALEKFDGGTIVVNTAKLPHRCPVAPLEVTLILDDYLRKRGIRDKTKIIYTYPVQGVFGRPITNKFMLRLFEQRGIEVHSPFTVTSVDPNNKVIESQEGEKLKFDMLIGIPPNMGAKVIEDSGIGDRRRWVPTDKFTLRMKDHSNVYVMGDATDLPVSKAGSTADFESYTVAHNIANDIKGNLGVKHYGGDVLCYIATGTDQATYIRFSYTMNESPPPPSYVHWWGKIMYNKMYWTVTAKAVV; this is encoded by the coding sequence ATGGCTAAAAGGGTTATAATAGCAGGAGGAAATATTGCGGGCACAATTGTAGCAAACAGGTTAGTTCAAAAGTTAGAACATGAGGTTAATAAAGGAGATGTTGAAATAGTAGCATTAAATAAGTCAGATGAACACATCTATCTACCGGGGCAGTTATTAGTTGGTTTTGGTCTTGAAACTCCAGGAGAATTAGTGAGGAAAGAAAGCGAACTGCTGGATCCTAGAATCAAATTCCTACATGGGCAGAAGGGTACGATTAGCAAAATAGATGTTGCTAATCACTCAGTTCAAACCGCGGATGGAGTTTCACATAGTTATGACTATCTAGTAATAACTACGGGTGTAGATTACACATGGGACGAAATACCCGGCTATAGGTCTGCTGCACATACAGTATACGAGTATGATGATGCTATTAAAATGAGGGAAGCTTTAGAGAAATTTGATGGCGGTACAATTGTCGTTAATACGGCTAAATTGCCTCATAGATGTCCAGTTGCTCCATTAGAAGTTACATTAATTCTAGACGATTATTTAAGAAAGAGAGGGATTAGGGATAAGACTAAGATAATTTACACCTATCCCGTTCAAGGAGTATTTGGAAGACCAATAACCAATAAGTTCATGCTGAGATTATTTGAACAAAGAGGAATAGAAGTTCACTCTCCATTTACGGTAACTAGTGTTGATCCCAACAATAAGGTTATAGAATCGCAAGAAGGTGAAAAGTTAAAGTTCGATATGTTAATTGGCATACCACCTAATATGGGCGCTAAGGTTATTGAGGATTCTGGAATAGGAGATAGAAGGAGATGGGTTCCAACAGACAAATTTACACTTAGAATGAAGGATCACTCTAATGTTTACGTAATGGGTGATGCTACTGACTTACCAGTCTCTAAGGCGGGCTCAACAGCTGATTTCGAATCTTATACTGTTGCCCACAATATCGCAAATGACATAAAGGGAAATCTTGGAGTTAAACATTATGGAGGAGACGTTCTATGCTATATAGCTACTGGTACTGATCAAGCTACTTATATAAGATTTAGCTATACTATGAACGAGAGTCCACCACCACCTTCATATGTACACTGGTGGGGCAAGATAATGTATAACAAGATGTACTGGACTGTTACAGCCAAAGCTGTGGTTTAA
- a CDS encoding DsrE family protein yields MKTGIIVGSNERSRLTYAAMTSVIISSMGDEVYVFLTMDAVKGFTKNPEVKSEDISSKIMVEKKEEDYMSLFRKAKKSGKVKIYACSYASKLFGYAKDDYNDIVDEIAGITTFSMDVEGGQIISVW; encoded by the coding sequence ATGAAAACAGGGATTATAGTGGGTTCAAATGAGCGTTCAAGATTAACATATGCTGCGATGACTTCCGTTATAATATCATCTATGGGCGATGAAGTTTACGTTTTTTTGACAATGGACGCAGTTAAGGGATTTACTAAAAATCCAGAGGTAAAGAGTGAAGATATCTCCTCTAAAATTATGGTTGAGAAGAAGGAAGAAGATTATATGAGTTTATTCAGAAAAGCTAAAAAGAGTGGGAAGGTTAAGATATATGCTTGCTCTTATGCCAGTAAGTTATTTGGCTATGCCAAGGATGACTATAATGACATAGTTGATGAAATAGCTGGGATAACTACATTTAGTATGGATGTTGAAGGTGGGCAAATAATTTCGGTGTGGTAA
- a CDS encoding DUF1641 domain-containing protein, translating into MQTINLEKLASKIDEKKIDELAELMDLTPALNEALKKVNELKESGALDAIVNSAYVVKTFRDMLNDEAIQSLGNIVSSLLEFGKAISKPKIFENTMAIMDNSDVLADFVNKLKMLKEDGTLDVLINMAYTARTLRDMLNDEAIQNLASTVSSSLEVMKLITQKAEPVKALLDKSSVINDLLVRLEDMKNDGTLDILMNSAYVVKTFRDMLNDEAIQSLGRYISNSLEIMREIDDETLKSIKSTMKKMRLIENVLTKVEELDKNGALDVAFDMAYVAKTLRDMLNDEAITHLSSYVSQFLEVYPKALDFFEIAFSNVPYRMMRAIASEEVKKTLESPPKVSLGGIVRLLSDPEIQRGLGVIFTVIRAIGKEFSTK; encoded by the coding sequence ATGCAGACTATTAATCTTGAGAAGCTAGCTTCAAAAATCGATGAGAAGAAGATAGATGAATTAGCAGAATTAATGGACTTAACTCCAGCTCTTAATGAGGCTTTGAAAAAGGTTAATGAGCTTAAGGAATCAGGCGCATTAGATGCCATAGTGAATTCTGCTTATGTTGTTAAGACTTTTCGTGATATGTTGAACGATGAGGCCATACAAAGCCTAGGGAACATAGTTTCCTCACTTTTAGAGTTTGGCAAGGCTATCTCTAAGCCAAAAATCTTTGAAAATACTATGGCGATTATGGACAACTCAGATGTGTTGGCGGACTTCGTTAATAAACTGAAGATGTTAAAAGAAGATGGTACCTTAGACGTTTTAATTAACATGGCATATACAGCAAGAACGCTTCGTGATATGTTAAACGATGAGGCTATCCAGAACCTTGCCTCTACAGTTTCTTCTTCATTGGAGGTAATGAAACTTATAACCCAAAAGGCTGAGCCAGTAAAAGCGTTATTAGATAAATCAAGCGTTATTAACGATCTTTTAGTTAGATTGGAAGATATGAAAAACGATGGTACTTTAGATATTTTAATGAATTCTGCTTATGTTGTTAAGACTTTTCGTGATATGTTGAACGATGAGGCCATACAAAGCCTAGGTAGGTATATATCCAATTCTTTAGAGATAATGAGGGAAATTGATGATGAGACTTTAAAATCCATAAAGTCAACTATGAAGAAAATGAGGCTTATAGAAAACGTCTTAACTAAAGTAGAGGAACTAGATAAAAATGGTGCACTGGATGTAGCCTTTGATATGGCCTATGTAGCAAAGACCTTACGCGATATGTTGAACGATGAGGCCATTACTCATCTATCGAGTTATGTATCGCAGTTTTTGGAGGTTTATCCAAAGGCATTGGATTTCTTTGAAATAGCATTTAGTAATGTACCATATAGAATGATGAGAGCTATTGCTTCTGAAGAAGTAAAGAAGACTTTAGAATCACCACCAAAAGTCTCATTGGGAGGTATTGTTAGGCTATTATCTGATCCAGAAATTCAGAGAGGCCTAGGAGTTATCTTTACTGTGATTAGAGCTATAGGAAAGGAATTTAGTACTAAGTAG
- a CDS encoding transcriptional regulator, which yields MEKLPPSAKLVLKVILEKKVIRFKELQDQTKLPTRTLRYALRILREKGLIKTLPCLDDARERIYSVYEIDECYKLFND from the coding sequence GTGGAAAAACTCCCGCCCTCAGCAAAACTTGTATTGAAGGTTATATTGGAAAAGAAGGTGATTAGATTCAAAGAATTACAAGATCAAACTAAATTACCAACACGCACGTTAAGATACGCGCTAAGAATACTTAGGGAAAAAGGTCTAATAAAAACATTACCTTGTTTAGATGATGCACGAGAAAGAATATACTCCGTATATGAGATAGACGAATGCTACAAATTATTTAACGATTAA
- a CDS encoding rhodanese-like domain-containing protein gives MMLITERRSPFYPNIQNVPPSVIRKLVKNKAITLIDVRQPWEYEDHHIPGSILLPLDYFKELFPLVLSKNNLVKNGVAIICEHANRSTWLVYTEPSLFKEVKVYNMLGGIELWMIMGYEIEKGMDDNGTLWYKLLTKNLG, from the coding sequence ATGATGTTAATAACCGAGAGAAGGTCTCCTTTTTATCCAAACATACAAAACGTACCACCATCAGTAATTAGGAAACTAGTCAAGAATAAGGCAATTACGCTAATTGATGTCAGGCAACCTTGGGAATACGAAGACCATCATATACCAGGGTCAATATTACTACCTTTAGACTACTTTAAAGAGTTATTTCCGTTGGTATTAAGCAAAAATAATTTAGTTAAAAATGGTGTAGCAATTATATGCGAACACGCCAATAGATCCACATGGCTTGTTTATACTGAACCTTCTTTATTTAAAGAAGTAAAAGTCTACAATATGTTAGGTGGAATAGAATTATGGATGATAATGGGTTATGAAATTGAAAAAGGAATGGATGATAATGGTACATTGTGGTATAAGTTACTAACCAAAAATTTGGGATAA
- a CDS encoding SelD-related putative sulfur metabolism protein: protein MAIDKLIDKFRVNLDKYKKMGLNPLSLATGCAVKVDLIDTVYPAIRKIRDELVKRNIEILPREDADIFVSREKIYIKRVINGGEFDADRAVSLIQVNQETSGNPDKFAEFLLKVYTSIKTTRKLTIGKGHSIVTSNPKGEVAVLDLFRLEGGKERSYTVANNDTIQIVDPLDDPGSQMQVDVAISNSLNDLFTKGVFQDLRMIPVVDAPMDDLKEQLLKNAENYSREYSIELLSDVQPNSKTLMIGATVIGKSDHELPTYYNRVNENMEILVTRPVGELTPINVFMWMLTVPELIEDMEARGITIQRVEEAKRKALMYMRKPNNEVAKIIYDHLPPFGGSFDENSHIAMTTDVTGPGLFVIKEFAEKAQVDVELFDIPVIDPDIHEFATENFIIPNSTAGTNGAIVIFAHKRVIDEIFDELKRKSQEPYIIGKVTGKGNGTVIVPPTITKYIHRNNVLRQFKIR, encoded by the coding sequence ATGGCTATTGATAAGCTGATTGATAAATTTAGAGTTAATTTAGATAAGTACAAAAAAATGGGATTGAATCCGCTATCGCTTGCTACAGGATGTGCAGTAAAAGTAGATTTAATAGACACAGTTTACCCAGCTATACGGAAGATAAGAGACGAATTGGTGAAAAGAAATATAGAAATATTACCTAGAGAAGATGCTGACATTTTCGTAAGTAGAGAGAAGATTTACATAAAGAGAGTGATTAACGGCGGAGAGTTTGACGCAGATAGAGCCGTTAGCCTTATTCAGGTTAACCAAGAGACATCAGGGAATCCTGATAAGTTTGCTGAGTTCCTATTGAAAGTTTACACTTCGATAAAAACTACTAGAAAGCTCACAATAGGTAAAGGTCATTCAATAGTTACCTCAAATCCTAAGGGTGAAGTGGCAGTATTAGATCTATTCAGACTAGAAGGAGGAAAGGAGAGATCTTACACTGTTGCAAATAACGACACTATTCAAATAGTAGATCCTTTGGATGACCCTGGATCTCAGATGCAAGTTGATGTGGCTATTTCCAATTCTTTAAATGACCTTTTTACTAAGGGTGTTTTTCAAGATTTAAGGATGATTCCGGTCGTTGATGCTCCAATGGATGATCTAAAGGAACAATTGCTGAAAAACGCTGAAAATTATTCTAGGGAATATTCAATTGAATTATTAAGCGATGTTCAACCTAATTCCAAAACATTAATGATAGGAGCTACTGTAATAGGTAAGTCCGATCATGAATTACCAACATATTACAATAGGGTTAATGAAAACATGGAAATCCTAGTGACCAGACCAGTTGGTGAATTAACGCCAATAAATGTGTTTATGTGGATGCTGACTGTTCCCGAGTTAATAGAAGATATGGAAGCTAGGGGAATTACTATACAGAGAGTAGAAGAAGCTAAGAGAAAAGCCCTAATGTACATGAGGAAACCTAATAATGAAGTAGCTAAAATTATATACGATCATCTACCACCCTTTGGAGGCTCATTTGACGAAAATTCTCATATAGCCATGACTACTGATGTTACCGGTCCAGGATTATTTGTAATAAAGGAATTTGCTGAAAAGGCACAAGTAGATGTGGAGTTGTTTGATATCCCAGTAATAGATCCGGATATACATGAGTTCGCCACCGAGAATTTTATCATACCAAATTCTACTGCAGGGACAAACGGAGCCATAGTTATTTTCGCTCATAAGAGAGTTATAGATGAAATTTTCGATGAATTGAAAAGGAAGTCGCAAGAACCTTATATCATAGGTAAGGTTACTGGGAAAGGAAATGGTACCGTTATAGTCCCACCAACTATTACAAAGTACATTCATAGAAATAATGTGTTAAGACAGTTCAAAATAAGGTGA
- the cutB gene encoding glyceraldehyde dehydrogenase subunit beta: MYPPDFTYVRVSSSEEATKFLESHDDARPLAGGQSLIPMLKLRVISPNYIVDLNPITSLSYVRSSFNSTKIGALTRYNEILKNDLVRVNVPLLHQAVRVVGDMQVRNLGTIGGSAANADPSADIPTVLTALNAEIILSSASGNRSVNALDFFKGAFATDLRKGEIISEIVLPNLEGYRTIYKKVVRRAGDFALVSLALAIKLRQNEIEDIRLAYGGVGERPFRALEVEKSVMGKRLNDELVEEIVSKVSSQVNPPSDTRGSSWYRREVMKVITRKALKEVSG, translated from the coding sequence GTGTATCCGCCAGATTTTACATATGTTAGGGTTAGTAGCTCTGAGGAAGCTACAAAATTTCTAGAATCCCACGACGATGCAAGGCCTCTAGCTGGAGGACAAAGTTTAATTCCAATGCTTAAACTTCGTGTAATATCGCCCAATTATATAGTTGACCTAAATCCTATAACGTCACTAAGTTATGTAAGAAGTTCCTTTAATTCAACTAAAATTGGTGCTCTAACTCGATATAATGAAATACTAAAGAATGATCTAGTAAGGGTAAACGTTCCATTACTTCATCAAGCAGTTAGGGTAGTAGGAGATATGCAAGTTAGAAACTTAGGTACTATTGGTGGTAGCGCTGCAAACGCTGATCCATCAGCTGATATCCCCACTGTACTTACTGCGTTAAACGCCGAAATTATTCTATCCTCAGCATCCGGCAATAGATCAGTTAATGCTCTAGATTTCTTTAAAGGCGCATTCGCCACAGATTTAAGAAAAGGTGAAATTATCTCTGAAATTGTTTTACCTAACTTGGAGGGATATAGAACAATTTACAAAAAGGTCGTAAGAAGAGCTGGAGATTTTGCACTTGTATCTCTAGCATTAGCGATAAAATTGAGGCAAAATGAGATAGAGGATATTAGATTAGCTTATGGTGGAGTTGGGGAGAGACCATTCAGAGCGTTAGAAGTTGAGAAAAGTGTAATGGGTAAAAGGCTAAATGATGAGTTAGTAGAGGAAATTGTAAGTAAGGTTTCAAGTCAAGTAAATCCCCCTTCCGATACTAGGGGGAGTTCTT